The region GAAATCACCCCGCTGCTGGCCCTGCAACTGGCCCGGATCTGCGACGACGCAGGCTTGCCCAAGGGCCTGGTCAGTGTACTGCCGGGTAAAGGCTCAGTACTTGGCGACGCCTTGACTCAGCACCCGCTGATCAAGCGTGTGTCGTTCACCGGCGGTACCCGAACCGGCAAGCACATCGCCCATATTGCCGCCGAAAAAATGATGCCGGTGTCGCTGGAACTGGGTGGCAAATCGCCGACCATCGTCCTCGATGATGCCGATCTGGACCACGCCGTGGCCGGCGTGCTGTATGGCATCTTCAGCTCATCGGGCGAGGCCTGCATCGCCGGTTCCCGACTGTTCGTCGCCCGTGCCCTGTATGCACCTTTCATGCAGCGCCTGGTCGAAGGCGCAGCGCGCCTGCGCTTGGGTGATCCGGCGGACGAAAGCACCCAGATGGGGCCCTTGATCAGTGCCGGGCATCGCGAGTCGGTAGAGCGTTACGTGGCCCTTGGCCTGGCTGAAGGCGGGCGCCTGCTGCAGGGCGGCCAGCGTCCCGCAGGAGGCATCTACGATCAGGGCTATTTCTATCCACCGACGATTCTCGAAGGACTGAGCAATGACCAGCAGACCTGCCAGGAAGAAATCTTCGGCCCGGTGCTGGTGGCGATGCCCTTCGACAACGAAGAGCAATTGATCGAGCAAGCCAACGACAGCCTGTACGCCCTCGCCGCCGGGATCTGGAGCCGCGACTACAAACGCGCCTGGGCCCTGGGTCGCAAGATTCAGGCGGGCACCGTGTGGATCAACACCTACAAGCAATTCTCCATTTCCACCCCCTTCGGCGGTTGGCGTGACAGCGGCCTGGGCCGTGAAAAAGGTCGCTTGGGAATTCTGCAATACATGGAACAAAAGAGCCTCTATTGGGGCATGAACGAACAACCCCTGGCCTGGGCCGCAGCGGAGGCAACGTCATGAGTGTTTTAGGTATCGATGAAGTTACCTACGGCGTCGAGAACCTCGACACCTGCGTGCGTTTTTTCAGCGATTGGGGGCTGACAAAGGTCAGCGAAGCAGCCGACCAGGTGGTCTTCGAAACGCTTAATGGCTGCCGGGTGGTGCTGGCAGACATCAACAAGGCCGACCTACCGCCCGCCATCGAACCGGGCTCCACAGTGCGGGAAGTGGTTTGGGGTGTGGAAAGCGAAGCTGACCTGACCGTGTACAGCCAGCGCATCGCCAATGACCCGGGCTTTGTCGAAGGCAACGGGCGTATCGGCTGCACCGACCCCAACGGCTTGGCGATTCGCCTGCAGGTTACGCGCAAACGTGCCCTGGACATCGAATGCAGCGGCCACAACACCTGGCAGAGCAAAGGCCGAATCAACAAGCCGGCGCCGGTCTACGAGCGTGCCACGCCTATCGAAGTGGGCCACGTGGTGTTCTTCGTCAAAGACGTGAATAGCTGCGAAGCCTTCTACCACGAACGCTTCGGCTTCCAGGCCTCGGACCGTTATCCCAACCGTGGCGCCTTCCTGCGTACCGCCGAGGAAGGCGGTCACCACGACCTGTTCATGCTGCAACTGCCAGCACCCAGGGCAGGCCTGAACCATGTGGCGTTCACCGTGCGCGACCTGCATGAAGTGTTCGGTGGTGGCATGCACATCTCTCGCAGCGGCTGGGCTACCGAAATCGGCCCGGGGCGTCACCCGGTTTCCTCGGCGTTCTTCTGGTACTTCAAGAACCCGGCTGGCGCGCTGGTCGAGTATTACGCCGATGAAGACCAGTTGACCGCTGAGTGGCAACCCCGCGAGTTCGAGCCGGGACCGACCGTCTTCGCCGAGTGGGCAATCGCCGGTGGCATCGATGGCAACACCCGACGCCAGCAGCATGTCGAGGCGCCGCAAGGCAAGTTTCTTACCGACAAACCGAAACCTTGAACAGGAGTCGCCCATGTCTTCGTTGAACATCGCTATCAACGGTGCCGGAATCGGCGGCCTCACCGCCGCTATTGCCCTGCGCCAGGCCGGTCATCAGGTCACCGTCTTCGAGCAGTCCAAGGCCTTTCTGCGGGTCGGTGCCGACATCAACCTGACCCCCAACGCCGTCCGAGCCCTCGATGGCCTGGGCATTGGCGCGGCGGTGCGTGTTCCGGCCGCACGCCCCACACACCGCATCAGTCGCCTGTGGGACAGCGGCGAGGAAACCTCGCGCCTGGAGATGGCCGAAGCTGCCGAAAGCCAGTACGGCGCACCGCAACTGACGATCCACCGCGCCGACTTGCTGGCGGCGCTGGCTGAGGTATTTCCACTACAGAACGTGCAGTTCGGCAAGCGTGCCGAGCAGGTGCGCCAAGATGCCAGCGGCATCGAACTGCACTTCAAAGATGGCAGCCAGCATCGCACAGACCTGTTGATCGGCGCCGACGGTATTCATTCGGTGGTGCGCAACGCGCTGTTTGGCGAGGAGCAACCGCGTTTCACTGGCGTGGTTGCCTATCGAGCCGTGGTCCCGGCCAGCCGTGTGGCCCACGTCCCGAACATTCAGGCTTTTACCAAATGGTGGGGACCAAACCCTCAAAGCCAGATTGTCACGTTCCCGCTGAACCAGGGCCGCGACATCTTCATTTTCGCCACCACAGCCCAGGACAGTTGGCATCTGGAGTCATGGACCACTGCGGGCGACGCCGCCGAATTGCGCAGTCACTATCAGGACTTCCATCCCGATGCCCGCGCCTTGCTCGATGCCTGCGATGAAGTGCTCAAGACCGCACTGTATGAGCGTGATCCCCTGCCTTTCTGGTCGCAAGGGGCAATTACCCTGTTGGGTGACGCCTGCCACCCGATGATGCCATTCATGGCCCAAGGAGCCGGTCAAGCCATCGAGGATGCCGTGGTCCTGGCCCGTCATCTTCACGGTGTGACCGATGCGTCCCAGATAGCCAGGGCCTTGCAGGGCTATCAACAGGCGCGTCTTGAGCGTACCAGTCAGATCCAGATCGGTTCGCGTGGCAACCAATGGCTCAAGGCGGGTGGCAATGCCGACTGGGTCTACGGCTACGACGCCTGGACCGTGCCGACCACCCATGCCGCATGAGTCTTGGCCGATGAACGAATCGATGCTGCTGACCGTGCTGCTCAAGCACGACCAGTCGAAGAACCTGGAGCAGATCCAGGCGCATATGAAAGCCATGGGCTGGTGGGAAAGCTTCCCGCCGCAAGGCGTCGAAGTGGTGTCCTGGACCGTGGCCATGGGCCTGGGCCAGATCGTCACCCTGCGCTTGCCGCCGAGCTTGCTGAGTAAGGTCAATGTAGAGCTGGAGCGCGCCGCCTGGGGCGTTTTCCGCACCGAATGCTATCCAACGTACGACTTTGTCCCGGTCCGCGAAATGATCCGCGAACGGGTCCGCAATGGAGGTCAATGACATGAGCAACACCGAACGTTACCTGGACCCACACCAGGCGCGCAAACGGCCCAACACCCAGTTCGAGGAGCTGCTTGGCGACTCCATCGAGCGCGCCTACGGCAATGGCGTGACGCAACTGCCCGAGCTGCTCGCGCACCTCAATCTGGCCGGTCCACCCTGCCCGCTGACCAGTGGCGAATGGACTGAAGACTCCTACAAAACCCTGATGGCACGGCTGGGCGCATGACCCGCCGGAGGTAAGAACAAGATGAATATGCAATTCACCGTCGACCCTGTTGAGAATCACCTGGCCAATGGCCTCAAAGACCTCTGGTTCCCGGTCCTACCGTCGGACCTGCTCGGCGAAAAGCCGGTATCGGTACGGCGCCTGGGCTACAAGATCGCCTTGTGGCGCGATAACGATGGCAGCGTACACGCCCTTGAAGACCACTGTCCGCACCGCGGCGCGCCGCTTTCCCAGGGCCCGGTGCTGGGTGACCGTCTGCAGTGCCCGTACCACGGCGTTGAAGTGCGCTGCGACGGTACCGTGACCAAGGTCCCTGGCAGCCCCGGTTGCAAGCTCGAAGGCAGCCGCCCTACCCGTATGTTCCACACCCACGAAGCGGCC is a window of Pseudomonas sp. DG56-2 DNA encoding:
- a CDS encoding recombinase-like helix-turn-helix domain-containing protein, which codes for MSNTERYLDPHQARKRPNTQFEELLGDSIERAYGNGVTQLPELLAHLNLAGPPCPLTSGEWTEDSYKTLMARLGA
- a CDS encoding aldehyde dehydrogenase, encoding MTLEQTLPICIAGTWRLGGGERYATRYPATGEPVAWLNAASLEDVEQAVQGAHQAFLHSGWAQRKPHERAAVLYRIAELIRQRSEELAQLQRQDNGKPINETRALVASAAGTFQFFAAACETLEETITPSRGDFVSMSVYEPMGVVAAITPWNSPIASEAQKVAPALAAGNAVVIKPAEITPLLALQLARICDDAGLPKGLVSVLPGKGSVLGDALTQHPLIKRVSFTGGTRTGKHIAHIAAEKMMPVSLELGGKSPTIVLDDADLDHAVAGVLYGIFSSSGEACIAGSRLFVARALYAPFMQRLVEGAARLRLGDPADESTQMGPLISAGHRESVERYVALGLAEGGRLLQGGQRPAGGIYDQGYFYPPTILEGLSNDQQTCQEEIFGPVLVAMPFDNEEQLIEQANDSLYALAAGIWSRDYKRAWALGRKIQAGTVWINTYKQFSISTPFGGWRDSGLGREKGRLGILQYMEQKSLYWGMNEQPLAWAAAEATS
- a CDS encoding FAD-dependent monooxygenase, with the translated sequence MSSLNIAINGAGIGGLTAAIALRQAGHQVTVFEQSKAFLRVGADINLTPNAVRALDGLGIGAAVRVPAARPTHRISRLWDSGEETSRLEMAEAAESQYGAPQLTIHRADLLAALAEVFPLQNVQFGKRAEQVRQDASGIELHFKDGSQHRTDLLIGADGIHSVVRNALFGEEQPRFTGVVAYRAVVPASRVAHVPNIQAFTKWWGPNPQSQIVTFPLNQGRDIFIFATTAQDSWHLESWTTAGDAAELRSHYQDFHPDARALLDACDEVLKTALYERDPLPFWSQGAITLLGDACHPMMPFMAQGAGQAIEDAVVLARHLHGVTDASQIARALQGYQQARLERTSQIQIGSRGNQWLKAGGNADWVYGYDAWTVPTTHAA
- a CDS encoding VOC family protein; translated protein: MSVLGIDEVTYGVENLDTCVRFFSDWGLTKVSEAADQVVFETLNGCRVVLADINKADLPPAIEPGSTVREVVWGVESEADLTVYSQRIANDPGFVEGNGRIGCTDPNGLAIRLQVTRKRALDIECSGHNTWQSKGRINKPAPVYERATPIEVGHVVFFVKDVNSCEAFYHERFGFQASDRYPNRGAFLRTAEEGGHHDLFMLQLPAPRAGLNHVAFTVRDLHEVFGGGMHISRSGWATEIGPGRHPVSSAFFWYFKNPAGALVEYYADEDQLTAEWQPREFEPGPTVFAEWAIAGGIDGNTRRQQHVEAPQGKFLTDKPKP